CGGTGTCTGAGTCGCAACTTGAGGAAGATGCGGAGGATGAAACAGAGGAGGAGGCACACGACGTATCTGGCGATGGCGGCGCATAAGCCCAACTTGGATAGCTGGCGATGTGGCTGGCATAATCAATGCGATGTGTTTGAGGTGCTGACGCTGTGAGATAGCAATTGGTCTCCAGTGTATCCAGCAGATAATGAGGCGGCACAACGAAGCCAGCAGCGGATGGTTGAGGACGCTGTTCGGCTAGACGCAGACGTTTCGCCGACGGCGAAATTGTCAGCTCCACACTGGCTCCAGCTTCAGAGCCACTTGTCGGAGCAGGTGGCGGGGAATCGTTGAGCTTGCGCTTGCAGCGTGATTGCCCGGTCTCTCGAAAGCCCTTTGCAAAGGGATTGTTGTCGATCTTCAGCTTGGTGATGCGATCATTCTGTAAGTCGAATATTCAAACTTAGTTGCGATCAAACACTTAAATAGAGCAGAGTACACACCTGATAAGCTGTTACGGCAATGAACTCTGTCTCGGGGAAGACAAAGGCCTGTTGTGGCGCCCAATGCAGCTGCGACAGATCTGCGGCACGTACGATATGCAAACGTGGCTGATACTTGTGCATGCTGGCCAAAACGATCTAAAGAGTGAAGAAAAGATTCTTAACAACTGCATCGCAGTGTAATAGATCAGTTGTCACTTACATGTCCATTGTTATCCAGCGTGTTGTTCGTCAACTTGACTTTGCTGAAGAGCAGCGACTGTGACTCCCAGTGTTTGCCTGTAGCTGGACTATCCGGATGCATATACATGCGCTGTGGACTCTGTGGCTCGGCTCCGCCAGCTGGCACCCATTGGGAGCCGGAGAACTTGTAGCGACAGTCGCCAATGGGCACCATCTCCAGCAGCACACAATAGTTGGTCTCCTCCTCGAGGCCAGAAAGCGAGACACGCATCGAGGGAAACATGCGTCTGTAAATGaagcaataataattgttgcttagtgcaaagaagaagaagaataacaAATAGTTGCTGATGCTCCCATTCTTCGGGCATATCTTTGTGTAGATAAGCTTCAACACGTAGAGACATTTAACGTACCGGCCGCTCTTGGTGATGATCATTTCAGTGCCAATGTGGTGGAATTGTTGCCACAGTTCATTGTTTTCCAGCTTGGCCGAGACGCCAGGCAGCGAGGGTTGCggaggtggcggtggcggtggcagcgaAGGAGCTGCTGCAAAATGTGATGCAAACATACCGCACAGTGGATCTGCAAAGAATCGAACTGTTAGTGCCGTCggcaaagccaaaagcgaGGAAGTGCGCTCTGCTTACCTGGTAGACGTTGCATAATCTGCTGGCGATATATCTCATGGGcgatttgctgctgcagccgcagATCGGCAATGTTCGAGAGTGCCAACATAGTGTATGTTATATGTTGTATGTACTCCAAGTAGAAGTTAACTAAATGCGTTTAGGATCTCACTCTAAATTCTCTCGATATTTGATGTAGAATGCGATCACTCTCTTTCTTTGAACGTCAACGAACCGTTCGCTTTGCTGTTCAGATTGAAACTGTTGCGCTCTAAATTCCAGTTGCCCCTAACTCGCTGCTAGTCGAATCCGGTCggttgagttttttttttttgtctcgtCTCGATTTGGTTCTATGCCGTCGTCTCAGGTACTCACCCGACCTGTTTcactctcagtctctctcactctgtccCACTCTCTCTCAGATTGATCTCTCCGGCTAGCGCTCTTTAATCTGCTGTCTTAGCATTGGTTGTTGCTCTACCGTCTCTCTGGTTGTCTCGCTCCGCTGCATTGGAGCGCCATTTTGAGCAATCTCGTGTGTGACGGGAACTAAATAATGGGCGCCCATATTATCATTGATAGCATTAACTGCATTACGGGGGCATCACTTTGAACtacatttcggtatttttggAAATCAGCATGGAAATGGTTTACATCTGGGCCAACAGAATTAAAAGCCGATTAGCTTAAAAGACTTTATGTTTTTCTACGAAAATTGATTTCGAAACTTTTATTAAACAGAACAGAGTTTAACGtaagaaatatgtatgtacctTAGAGCaaacattacattacatttggcgtagaaaactgaaaaaaaaaggattagcatttaaaagaaactagataaattaatagttttctaaaaaccaaacaaacgAAACACTACACTAACATTCCTAATTGTATTTGATAAAGTTTTAGTTTAACGAgtttatgaataaaaaaaattgtttctattttaataatatgtgACCAACAATCTACTTTTAgttacaataattttttgaaaacttttgtaaTTGTTAAGATGAACCGAAGTCTTCAAGAAACAAacgtttatttatgttttgaaaGTGTTTCAAATACTTTCAAGTAAATCGTCACTAACAGCTGACTCCCAGCGGCACTCAAGAACAATTTTAGACGAATCCCATACAGAATGAGAAGAAAATCGACTATCAACTGATCATCTAGCAGCTGGCTCAAGTGGATATATAGTACATAGGTACTACATTCAGCTTATCTGAAATCAGCATAAACGGAGCTACCGTATAAGAGTACTACAAGTTGGACCTGTTGTGGAACTAAGTATATAGATCCGCCTCTTGATAAGTTACcgtaatcaaatattaaacgGTACTTGTAACAAATTGTTGAGGCACCACAACATCAAACTGGCGCCAAGGAATTGCCGCAAAAGAGTCGAGTCAATGCCACTTGAGTGTTAGTCGTAgacggagtcggagtcggagacGAACTCACTTGTTACCACTTGTTGTTGGCAGCGACAGGACGACAAAAATGACAACGACGGCGTCACTGTCGGCAAAAACTCACAGGCAACTCATAAAAATCATCACACTTTGTCGCAgggatgctgctgcttgggAACAATGGATTTTATGGCTCTGATGAGCTGACGACCGACAACAGACCTCCGACTGTTTCCTCTGTCCCTAGTATTGGTCTTAGTCGAGAGAGTTTTGGATATTATTGTTATGATTCTTGTATGTTTTGTGGGTCtgtacaacaatttgttggcattgtcTTGGGAGCGTATTGTAAAAAGATAGTTCAACCACAAAAGGGCGACAGTTTTCGATTATTTGAAGGAAGGGATAACCGGAACCcccataaaaatgtcaaataatattgaagaAAACCGAGATTAAAAATGGCAATACGATCGCGATCTTCTAGAAGATATTTCAGTTATTGGGAAACCCTTTTTTATCATTACGAAATCCAAATGACTGACTAGAGTCATTAGTCAGCTGAATTTCCGGTAATTTGACgaacattttgcataaattctGCGCAACATTTCCGCTTATCCAATGCAAAGCCTAAGTGCACTTCCTATCTGTCGCCTCGATCCTCCCGACTCTGACTCAGGCAATTAGCTGTGTCCAGACGGCATTTGGGATTTGTGTCATTAGCGCGACTGTAACGGCATCGGCGGCATCGGTTTTCATTCATTGCCTGCGCTTGGAAAAACCCGGGGAAATTCGGTAAGCAACCATTCACTAATTGCTGCCGTTTTTGGCTTGTTTGTTGCatgtaatttgttgtttgttatctTTAGGAATGGAATACTGTTAATGACATATCTATTTGCTTAAGAGACAAACAAGCCAAATTTACACACGAATCAGACATTTAgatttattgttgctgtttcttttggttttggtttttgtttttcttgtgttTCACATTATTAACTTATGACGTTTGTggattaaatatttatcgcacgtccaaattataaatagtaCAATTAATTCGGTTTATGCTTATGCTTATCGTTTTTCAAATTAactatattgtttttgttttttttttattaatttagctTCGTATTTTgtcgtttttttgtgtttattataatttgtttatcacAGCTATAcgtttatacatatacatacaatgagttatatatatatattcattaatatgtgtaataattatttatgcttttcatcaattgataaaaatgtgtttcataaaatatctaaaaacacacacgcacaataTACAATTGCCTGAAActtacttacatacataaaaaaatcaattcaacATCCAAAATGTTGataataatgtattaaaaagATGGAGAGTGTTCGGGGGAAAGGGACATATATATCTACATGTGTATAACGACATTTCAGCAAGAAAcgttaagaataataattgaaaGAGATAACAACACCGAAAGCTCAGCACGCTCTGATATGTAGCGGCTGCTTGAACCAgatccagctccagctccaagTTCAAATCCAATAGTTTAGGAGAGCTCGAAGCCCGTGTTACTGCTCACAGCATAGCGTAGTTTGTCTCGCAACGTGGACTTCTTCTGGTAGTTGGGCAGCTTCAGCAGATTGAAACAGGTGGACGAGGTGGGCAGCCGATTGAGTGGATCCTTTTTGCGTATAGTGAAGAAACCTCGAATGACACTGCCAATGGTGTCACCAGTGTCCTCATCGTCGCCAACCTCCACGCAGCGTATGGAAAATGGAGGCTCCAGATGCGCAAAGCCCAGCAACGGCGGCTTGGAGCAGCTAGTAACGAACTGCAAGGTAAATCGGATTAGTAAAATTCTTCATACCATTTACTCGCAATTCAACGCACCTTGAGAAACAATTTGCGCTCGTCCTCAGTAAAATCTTTTGCCAATATGTCCCACAGCCAGCCAACAACGCGGTGGGAGTCATGAAAACCACCATAATACTGTGTGTGCTTGCGCAAATCTCGCAGATCCAATGGGACCGTATCACCTGAGATCAGACGCTGCAGCTCCGGTGGCGAGAACAGCGACAACCATTCAGGATTCACAATGCTGCGGAAGCCACGATTGAATGCTTGCGTTTGCTCACGAATCTGTGTGTTCATATGAAAGTAGGCCATGTAATGTATGTAGACCAGCTTGTTGTGATCGTTGACTACACGCGCCTTGCCACCAGGATGTAGTTCGTGCGTCACAATCTTGCCCATAACATCCTGATCCACCgaaaaagttaaattcaaatcagcCACATCTTGTTTGTAGTGCTTGATAAAGGTGAGACTGCGATAGAGTTCGTTGTCCAGCGAAGGCAACTCATCCATGCATGAGTAAAGAGCCTGCTGCGTCTGTCCCAGCAATTGGGAGAGAAAGAACGAGGCGAAAGGCACATCGACCACAATCCCCTCGTAAACAGCTTTGCCCAGCATGCGACCAACAAACTCGAAGAGCTGCAGATGATTGTCCTGCACATAGGAGATGGGCGATGGATACAGTCGCTGATCGGATGTGGTCTTGAACAGATTAAGCGATGGATCAAACACTTTCTTTATGGTCTCCTCGAGAAACTCCTTGAAGACACCATCCTGATCAATGCCCGCCTCATGCAAGCCCTGTTGATTGATAAATCGCACTCGAATGACACCTTTAAGAGCATGTGTGG
This is a stretch of genomic DNA from Drosophila albomicans strain 15112-1751.03 chromosome 3, ASM965048v2, whole genome shotgun sequence. It encodes these proteins:
- the LOC117571936 gene encoding T-box transcription factor TBX6 — translated: MLALSNIADLRLQQQIAHEIYRQQIMQRLPDPLCGMFASHFAAAPSLPPPPPPPQPSLPGVSAKLENNELWQQFHHIGTEMIITKSGRRMFPSMRVSLSGLEEETNYCVLLEMVPIGDCRYKFSGSQWVPAGGAEPQSPQRMYMHPDSPATGKHWESQSLLFSKVKLTNNTLDNNGHIVLASMHKYQPRLHIVRAADLSQLHWAPQQAFVFPETEFIAVTAYQNDRITKLKIDNNPFAKGFRETGQSRCKRKLNDSPPPAPTSGSEAGASVELTISPSAKRLRLAEQRPQPSAAGFVVPPHYLLDTLETNCYLTASAPQTHRIDYASHIASYPSWAYAPPSPDTSCASSSVSSSASSSSCDSDTDTIVDVVGNATSNAEPESISQVTTAAAPPKPKRSSFSILDILGTTVAPSS